The following coding sequences are from one Biomphalaria glabrata chromosome 8, xgBioGlab47.1, whole genome shotgun sequence window:
- the LOC129927862 gene encoding uncharacterized protein LOC129927862 translates to MNSEAAARMQPSQTVIVVPRTEMSIRRFHGDGPAREIEEFLQNVERTWKSQHMVHPEEKCDFLFAHLGEAVKAELRCHPQTTRACPDALVQVLRSTYGERRSINCLIGQLFRISQHQYESVRAYSHRLLQAFEALTDRQRALSETPFSESILRDQFVENLSDRTLRRDLRERLIDRPETEFLALRDMAIRWAQDEDVAPQVNVTCSEIKIEGQLAALSKQVEELAAQIVLLQLSGQQNSNCPHCNHHQPDHISGKVRQIASQPKRTLNHKRPATKNRKCYTCGKPGHLARNCRLQNRFQGQRKKPGNRAHQQHPSRSNCSNCGSRDHFTRACPDVTAVVNHVQVASVEQPQAVQLQPAPKPTELSVEVPQNPRRSNTAPDSIVRRNQPAVAEMMSIHSEVASPDTSSNHAEGGRETNPFLQFHPVQPESTLLSHEVPELQKKRNDLLNIGCRVLVEQRVRGQGRMFMQYEPSCFVITAVPKYASGWYMVEAEDGSTYRYVREEEMKFVSSPY, encoded by the coding sequence ATGAACAGCGAGGCAGCAGCAAGAATGCAGCCGTCTCAGACAGTGATTGTAGTACCAAGGACAGAGATGAGTATCCGGCGCTTCCATGGTGATGGTCCTGCCAGGGAAATTGAAGAGTTCCTTCAAAATGTTGAGAGAACTTGGAAGTCTCAACACATGGTGCATCCAGAGGAGAAATGTGACTTCCTCTTTGCACATCTAGGTGAGGCAGTGAAGGCCGAACTTAGGTGTCACCCTCAGACGACAAGGGCATGCCCAGATGCCCTTGTGCAAGTTCTACGCTCCACTTATGGAGAAAGGCGGAGCATCAACTGCCTCATTGGACAGCTGTTCCGAATAAGCCAGCACCAGTATGAGTCTGTCCGCGCATACTCACACCGTCTCCTTCAAGCATTTGAAGCACtcacagacaggcagagagctCTATCTGAAACTCCTTTCAGCGAGTCTATCCTGAGGGACCAGTTTGTAGAAAACCTCAGTGACAGGACCCTAAGGAGAGACCTGCGAGAGAGACTGATCGACAGGCCAGAAACTGAATTCCTGGCGTTAAGAGACATGGCCATCAGGTGGGCCCAGGACGAGGATGTCGCACCGCAAGTCAACGTCACATGCAGTGAGATAAAGATTGAAGGCCAGCTAGCTGCGCTCTCCAAGCAAGTGGAGGAGCTTGCAGCCCAGATTGTGCTCCTACAACTTTCGGGACAACAGAACTCTAACTGTCCCCACTGCAACCACCATCAACCTGATCACATTAGCGGCAAGGTGAGACAGATTGCCTCACAACCAAAGCGCACTCTTAACCATAAGAGGCCAGCGACGAAGAACAGGAAATGCTACACATGTGGCAAACCTGGCCATCTTGCAAGAAATTGCAGGCTGCAGAACAGGTTCCAAGGTCAGCGAAAGAAGCCAGGGAACCGGGCTCACCAGCAACACCCTTCTAGAAGCAACTGCTCGAATTGTGGAAGCCGGGACCACTTCACCCGAGCTTGCCCTGATGTCACTGCAGTAGTGAATCACGTTCAGGTTGCCTCAGTGGAACAACCACAGGCAGTACAACTGCAACCTGCCCCCAAGCCAACAGAATTGTCGGTTGAGGTGCCACAGAATCCTAGGCGATCCAACACTGCTCCTGATTCAATTGTTCGCAGAAACCAACCCGCAGTGGCAGAAATGATGTCGATTCATTCAGAAGTTGCCTCACCTGACACTTCCAGTAATCATGCAGAAGGAGGTAGGGAAACAAATCCTTTCCTACAGTTTCATCCGGTCCAACCAGAATCCACCTTGCTTTCCCATGAGGTTCCTGAGTTGCAGAAGAAAAGGAACGACCTTCTGAACATTGGGTGCAGAGTTCTTGTCGAACAGAGAGTCAGAGGCCAGGGAAGAATGTTCATGCAGTATGAACCCTCTTGTTTCGTAATTACTGCAGTACCCAAGTATGCTTCTGGCTGGTACATGGTAGAAGCAGAAGACGGCAGTACTTACCGATATgtaagagaggaggaaatgaAGTTTGTTTCCTCACCATACTAG